From the Clostridia bacterium genome, the window GATTTGGTGATCTCGGTAAAGGATGACGGGGTAGGCATACCCGCCGACAAAATCAACTTAGTCTTGCAGCCCGGCTATGGCTCCGGTAACGGAGTAGGCTTATCCAACGTCAACGAGCGGCTGATTAGCTTTTACGGGGAAGATTACCGTCTCAAGATAACTAGCAGCGAAGGCAAAGGAACTACCGTAACCATGCGCATCCCCTTGGCACAAGCCTTGCCTCGCCCGGGAAGGGAGATTGCTGGTGAGCACCGACTTGAAGCTCAAAGCTTTAATAGTTGATGACGAACTACCAGCTCGCAAGGAGCTCGGCTTTCTGCTCAGCGCCATCCCTGAGGTGGAAGTAGTGGGAGAAGCAGCTACCGCGCCAGAGGCCCTCAAGCTGATGGCGACCCTGGACTACTCGGTGATCTTTCTGGACGTGGAAATGCCGGGCATGAACGGGATCGAGCTGGCCCGGATCCTCCAGCAGCACGCCCGCCAGCCCTATGTGATTTTTATTACCGCTTACGAAGAATACGCCGTCCAAGCCTTTGAGGTCAATGCGGTTGATTATCTGCTCAAGCCCTTCGATGAAAAACGGCTGGGGCGGGCCATCGACAAAGTGGTGCGACTTGCGCAGCAAAAGGAAGCTCTGGCCCCAGCCGGGTCTACAGCCCAAGCCCAACCCGAGCCTGCTTCCGAAAGGCTAGGCCGCATCCCGGCCGAAAAGTTGGGCAAAACCTACCTCATCGATGAAAACGAGGTTTGCTACGCCTATACTGAAGGCGACATGGTCTACCTCAAAACCAGGACCGACAAGTATATGCTGCGCTTCACCTTGAAGGACCTGGAGAGCCGGCTTCCCGCCAGGAAGTTCTTCCGCACCCACCGCTGCTACCTGGTGAACTTGGAGCGGGTGCAGCAAATTGTTCCCTTCTTTAACGGCACCTACACCTTGATCATGGATGACAATAAGAACAGCGAGGTGCCGGTGAGCAGGAACCAGGCCAAGAAGCTGAGGCGGCTTTTGGGCATTTAGCCCATAAGCCGCCTCCCTGCCGCCCTCGTAGCCGGCGGCCACCAGGCCAAGCCCAAGCTTCAGACCCCAGGCAGCCCCCTCACGTATTCCCCTCCGCCAACCCCTGGCCCACAGCTGCCTTGGTCTCAGCCCGCCTACCTACTTTCACCTGGGCAGGAACGGAGAGGGGCACTGCCACGGGGTTATCCATTCCTTACAGCTCCCACCAGAGGGCAGCAAGGGCGCCATTGGCCGGATCGGGAGCCAGGCCCAAAACCCCGGGTTTGCCAGCGGCAATAAGGCTTCCTCCCAGTACCGCCGACCGGGATACGCTCAAGGGGCTGGGAATGGTATTCCAGGGCGTTAGCTCAGCTGTTAGCGACGAAGCGCTGGGATGGAGAAGCCACAGCCCCATGCTCCCCGGGTACTGGTAAAGGGCAGCTATCTCGTCCCTTTGGTCACCATCCTTGTCCCCCACCACGGCGTACGCGGCTTGGGAACTAGCCCACCCCGAACTGTACCAGACCCGCCGCACACTTAAGGACGAGCCTTGGGAGGTAAATACGAAAGCTCCGGTCTTGGTCCCGCCGTAGTTGTAGATGGCAGCTATATCTTCTTTGCCATCGCCATTAAAATCACCCGGTAGGTAAGTGGCCTGGGCGGTATTCCAACACCAGGGCGGGCATTCCCATGCCCCCCGGGGGTTGTTGAACTTAAAGCTGGATCCAGTGCCGCTGCCGATGAAAACCCAAACCTTGGCTTTGGCTCGGCAGTAATCATAAAAAGCCAAGGCCTCGTCCTTGCCATCGCCGTTGATGTCGGCCGCCATATAGGTAGCCCAATCGGAGTTCCACTGGGCTCCCTCCCATACCTTGCTAAGGGTAAACTGGGGGTTTTCGGCCGTGCCGGTGGAGCGGAAAAGCCAAGCCGCGGTCCGATAGGAGGGATAGCGGTAGAAGGCCAGGATGTCCTCCTTGCCGTCGCCATCGAAGTCGCCGGCTACGTACTTGCCCCATTTAAATTCCCAGGTCCAGGGCGCGCACTGCCAGGCCAAGCGATGGCTAGAAAGCTCGCTCCCGTCGGATGCCAGCACGGAGATGCTCATGCTCTGGCGGCCAAGATTCTTAAGGGCAACTACTTCCTTAATCCCGTTGCCGTCCACATCGGCGGCCAGGTAAGCACCCTGGTCCAGGCTGAAGCTGCCGCTGGCATCGCTCCACACTGTCTTGGGCGCCCGGCCAAAGGAGGTGATCCAGGTGCTCTTCACCACCATCCCGCCCAGCCGGCTACGGAAGGTAGAGGCACCCATATCCACGTAAGAACCGTCAGTCTTATAGATCCTTATGGTCGTCGCTCTCCCGGTGGCACTGCGCTTGGTGACCTGCATGTACTTGACGCCCGCAATTCCGAGTTTGCTCTCCAGCTCGCTGCGGGTAAACTCCGCGCTCCAGCTGTAATTGGAGGCATTCTGAGGAAGGTTGCAATAGGTACAAGGCACGCTCTGTAGGTAAGGAAGGGCAGCACCGCCCCAGGCATCCTGGACATTCTCGGTCCGGCCTCCGCAAGTGCTGCTATAGTAGACTTTGACCGGTTTTCCCTGGTAGGAGACCACCTGCCCCTTGGTGGCCTTGACGGCATTTACCCAGTTGGGGTAGGCCTCATAGACCATACCATTATAAACTTGGCTTCTCTGGTCGTCGTAGACATCAAAAGTGCCCTCCGAGGAAAGGCTTGTATAGGCGTAGCTCCGGGCAATC encodes:
- a CDS encoding response regulator transcription factor gives rise to the protein MKLKALIVDDELPARKELGFLLSAIPEVEVVGEAATAPEALKLMATLDYSVIFLDVEMPGMNGIELARILQQHARQPYVIFITAYEEYAVQAFEVNAVDYLLKPFDEKRLGRAIDKVVRLAQQKEALAPAGSTAQAQPEPASERLGRIPAEKLGKTYLIDENEVCYAYTEGDMVYLKTRTDKYMLRFTLKDLESRLPARKFFRTHRCYLVNLERVQQIVPFFNGTYTLIMDDNKNSEVPVSRNQAKKLRRLLGI
- a CDS encoding SpoIID/LytB domain-containing protein — encoded protein: MSWGRKAIKGVALVLSGLLALGTLMISGPVPKQAQAAEDTFVINGRGFGHGVGLCQWGAYGQAKAGRSYGEILKYYYRGTDISTLSASQQASWVRVLLVENQSTVTVTSKNAGFKLFNEASGGQIAAGKAGEEWQVKLVASDQGTLYQVIDPQGQAVGSYKGPIQAKPDAGAYLTLKNNGNTYRGWLRIIQRGTGLNSLSVINHVQLEDYILGIGEVPKGWPLEVLKVQAVIARSYAYTSLSSEGTFDVYDDQRSQVYNGMVYEAYPNWVNAVKATKGQVVSYQGKPVKVYYSSTCGGRTENVQDAWGGAALPYLQSVPCTYCNLPQNASNYSWSAEFTRSELESKLGIAGVKYMQVTKRSATGRATTIRIYKTDGSYVDMGASTFRSRLGGMVVKSTWITSFGRAPKTVWSDASGSFSLDQGAYLAADVDGNGIKEVVALKNLGRQSMSISVLASDGSELSSHRLAWQCAPWTWEFKWGKYVAGDFDGDGKEDILAFYRYPSYRTAAWLFRSTGTAENPQFTLSKVWEGAQWNSDWATYMAADINGDGKDEALAFYDYCRAKAKVWVFIGSGTGSSFKFNNPRGAWECPPWCWNTAQATYLPGDFNGDGKEDIAAIYNYGGTKTGAFVFTSQGSSLSVRRVWYSSGWASSQAAYAVVGDKDGDQRDEIAALYQYPGSMGLWLLHPSASSLTAELTPWNTIPSPLSVSRSAVLGGSLIAAGKPGVLGLAPDPANGALAALWWEL